The proteins below are encoded in one region of Belonocnema kinseyi isolate 2016_QV_RU_SX_M_011 chromosome 1, B_treatae_v1, whole genome shotgun sequence:
- the LOC117175642 gene encoding probable Golgi SNAP receptor complex member 2 — protein MEALYHQTNKVVQETQHLFSQLERQPPNSDVQAVENDIETKINLINRNCERLDILCMKGPISQRQDAKMRVDQLKYDSRHLTAALNSWRNQILRRRQEEEEREALLSRKFTSNDHVDIMIDHNLQHNNSLNNAVYGVDDLISHGSGILENLRSQRMTLKGAHKRLIDIGNTLGLSNTTMRLIEQRARQDGFVLIGGMIFTCLIIVIVFIYFVK, from the exons atggAAGCACTTTACCATCAAACTAATAAAGTAGTACAAGAAACGCAACACCTGTTTTCACAGTTGGAAAGACAGCCACCGAACTCAGATGTTCAAGCAGTAGAAAACgacattgaaacaaaaattaaccttattaaTCG aaattgcgAACGACTCGACATACTATGTATGAAGGGACCTATATCCCAAAGGCAGGATGCCAAGATGAGAGTGGATCAGCTAAAATACGACAGTCGTCACCTAACGGCTGCTTTGAACTCGTGGAGGAACCAAATCTTACGTCGACGGCAGGAAGAAGAGGAAAGGGAAGCTTTGCTGTCTCGAAAATTCACCTCAAACGATCATGTTGATATTATGATAGACCACAATTTACAGCACAACAACAGTTTAAATAACGCTGTGTATGGTGTAGATGATCTAATTTCTCACGGTTCTGGTATTTTGGAAAACCTGAGATCCCAAAGAATGACTTTGAAAGGAGCGCACAAGCGTCTAATAGATATCGGAAATACCTTAGGTTTATCGAATACGACTATGAGGCTGATAGAACAAAGAGCCCGACAGGACGGATTCGTCTTGATCGGCGGCATGATTTTCACTTGTTTAATCATTGtcatagtatttatttatttcgtaaagTAG